The genomic DNA tagatcAGTAGCATTTCTTTCTAGACACATATGTTGCTATGTCttagaagaaaaatggaaaatctatGTGCATGAGACCTAACCTAAAAGGGACATGAACTTTATAGATATCAAAATGTTtaagtagaataaaaaaaaaaagggaaaacctCTACATTGAAACTATCCTTGGTTGTGGATCAGAGTTGCATGCTACCCATGACCATGGAACTGGCAAGCATGGATCACCACCTTCTTTTGCCCAATCTTCTGATGAGTACTGTAAAACTATACTAGCAATAGCAGATCCTGCAGCTCATGTAAACATAGCATCAGGTATATGTCCATTAGAGCTTCAAAGGTATGAATTATAGAATGTCATTTTTAGGAGGATATAGTTGAGAAGCAAACATTGTACTAGGGTAGAAGGAATAATACGCTAAATAGAAAACCATGATTTCTACATAAAGAACATTGTTCATAAAGACTGACATGCATACAAAGAATCATAACTATGCTTACCATCTAGACAACCATCACGTTTCTTCAGATATTTATTTATCTCCATAGCATTCAAAAGTGGCCCCTGAGAAGAATCAGATGTTTTTCCAAACTTGAAAGATAATACAAAGGGGAGAGATATATTGGGGAATCCTGGCTCATACAGACGATACTTTCCTTGAGCATTTTCTTGGATATTAACAGCAGGTTTGCTGAGATCAGGCATGTTTGGGAGTATTAGCCTGAATTTCCTTGTTTCTTCTGGGCCCAAATCTTCAATTTCTGCAAGGTAGGTGAATGCCCATCCAAAACCTGGAAACCCATCTAGATTCAATCGGTAACTTAATGTACCATTTCTCCCAACAACAGCTGTCTGCATCACTTTTTCCGGTGGTCTGCTATCTTTATTGACATCAATTGGCATCTGGGTGGAAACTTTCTCAGTGCCAGGAGCAACATCAACCAAGTAATTTGCTTTCTTCAAGGAGTCAGACTCCCATATTCTATCAAATGGGTCATCTGGATACCTGAAATAACACAAGTAAAGTTTTCTTATGGACATTAAACGTTGGAGTAACATGAATTATAGATGCATGCCAACCAAAGctttccttcctttctttttaaattattgtgaTGGAAGACTACTCTAGGTAGcagaataattaaataatgcAAATATCTTTTTGATGCCATAGGATTTGATGGCGCATTACccaaaacaagtttaaaatgaTTGAACACATAAATAGAGGGCACAAAAGCACTTCTAACTAGCTAAGCTAATCCAACACATACCTGACTGGAGCTTCACTATCTGCACCAAAATTTACTCTTGCAGACACGCTAAGAAAGAAATCTTCTTCATATTCTGTATAGTAAATTGAACCATTGAATTGTCGGAGCTCAAGGGTAGAGATAAATGGCTGCCCAGTTGTAGCATTGGATAAACACACACTAATACTAGGATCTGAAGCCAGGAATATCAACTCACTGGACTCTATTGTGTAAGCATCCGAAATGACAATTGTAGACCAAGGAGTAGCCCCAAGGGAAATATCAAACTTTGGATAAACCTTGTTGTTGTCAAAATTACCATACAAGAAAGTCGCTCTTACAAGGTACCTAGTCCTGCTTATAACATCAAGTGTGTAGCAATACTTCCTGTTGTCAGCAGGGAAATGCCTCAGTGTGGTATATTGCTTTCGTGTCTCATTTGCAACAGATATAGTTGCTATTTCTCCATACATCAATTGATCATCAGAAGTCCACCAAAGACCAAGGTCATCTGTGAAATTTTCACTACCACCACAGTCGAAACTTACAAAACCTGCTTTTTACATGATCATATTTgtcagtctttttttttttttttccttttattattattattattactattattattttgtttataggaATATGGAGATTTCATCAATAAGCACCAATTAAATGAGGGGGCCTACCCCTACTACACAGGAGGTATacaaatggtgaaaaaaaaggccaaaaagaGAAAGGAGACAAAACCACACTAGCAAGACCCCTAAAAACCAATAAAAGCATGCAACTTTTAGGAAAAGAACTGCTTTGTcgatcaaatttaaaaataagaaaatgacaaaatacCTACAGTAAAATTCTGATGGGAAAAATGATGAAAGGTTACCCTACCATAATCCAACTGATAGGCTAATCTAATATCATCTTTTATTATTCTCCCACATGATACAATATTGAAATGAAAAGCAGttcaacaaaaatctgaagttTTATAgtgcaaatttaatttccatgaTCAATCTGGGTCGGATGAACAGGCATGCTTGCAGACAACGAGAATCCACAGTGTTTTTGTCTTCCCTTCTTAGTGAACCACTTGCCATGCAATATTTACTTGTATTAATTGTTTATCACTTCACCAAccattagaaaaattaattccaCTTGTTTATAAAGTTGTAATTTTTCACAGGATTGACACCCTTGGACCATCCAATGAATGATGTCTGGGGGATACAATCATCAAAATAGTTTGCTGCAAAACTGATTCCTAACCCAGCTGAGGTAACTCCATCAGCATAGCGCTCAAAATGCTAGTTCATTTTTGGTCTGAATCAAATTTGAACCAAATTccacaatttaaattttttatcaaaattatgaaCATTAGGGTCAATAGATTGAAATCCCAAGACTGTTGTATATTCACAAAGTCTAAAAACTTACATTCAAAATCTCAAACACTTCTCTGGCAACTTGTCACATGTCtattgtttggtaaaataattcaATGGAACTCTCAAAAGATTATTACACAGAACTGAGGATGAAATAACATCTATGCCAACACAATCAATATGTCCAACATCCGGGATTGCTTTTCCAGGGCAACCGAAAAAATAGTTTCCCTCTCTGAAGTCTCTCTATGTTACTTAGAATAGATTACTAATTCTAAGGTAAGTTGACTACTGTCGTTTCCAGGAAATTATTCTATTCATAATTTTACAATCAAGATTCCAAgagaataatattaattaacagCAAAAATGAAGTCAATACCTAACACCATTATACAAAGTGCCTTATGGCTTGAGCATAACACAAACATGCAGTACTAGTATACATTAATCACAAGTTGCATTCTGCAACCTTTTATTCCGGATTTCAGAAAAACGCCAGATGacaaatttaaatacaaaaagttTAGAATATGATTGGGCAGGGGAACTATCAATGAGTAAAACAACTATGCgggattaaataaattatgaaacaaATTCACAAAAACGATCCCCTTCTTTATTCAGCTTTTCattcacatatcaataaaaTTCTTCTCCGTTAAGTAACACAAGCAACAACTAGAGATATAAACAATAATAACGGCGAACATTTTGCGATCAAAGACTCgaaatttaacaaatttgatAAGCCTTAAAGAGGATAGAACATAGAAATCTACAGATACATAGAAGGATAGAACGAAACCTGGCATCTGAGCATTGGCGGCATCCATGAGAAGAACAGTGACAGAGAGGAAGAGTAGGAGAAGCCTCGTTTCCAttctttttcagtttttgaTGAAAATACGAAGAAGAGAGGCTGCAAAATAGTTGAAAAGGGAAGAACAGAGAAAGTGAATCgtggagaaagaaaaagatgaatcaaaagagaaaaacaaaaggacAAGATGAGATAAAACTGAAGGTTATTCACATCATTCACGCTGGACTCTAGGGAGAGAAAGGGTTGTGCTTGAGAGAGGACGTgagatgagaattatttttatcgCCCCCTTTAAACTTGTGGGGACTGGTGCGAGTTGAGAAGGAGTCTTCGTTGTGGATTCTACTACCACTGCAGTGACCTTGGCGAGGAGGAGTGCTTGGGTCACCGTCACAGCTTGCCTTTTGTGTTTGGGAAAGTGGCTGGATGGCACGTGAACCCCACTCCTCCGGCTCTTGCTGTGGACCATGCTGATGGCACATGGTCTAACAACGGTCCAGATTCGCCCGTCTCTGGTCCCACCCTAAAAGTTATCCTCTTGTTGGAACTGGGAAAGCTCTTGAAGCGCTTGAACCGAGACCGTACGAGACGCTCACCCACCAGAGAGGGATCGATTCAACCCCCTCCGAGGCTTCTACCGTTGCAAAATGCTAAAATTCATAGATGTGACATGTGCGCACTGTGTCAAATCATGTTGAAGAAGGGAGTAACCTTTGATTCTTTGAAAGCTTGGATGAATAGAAAATTAGCAAGTGCTTTTATTAAAAGATTATGACAATTAAAAAATGGTCAAAGAAATGCTGACATGGACATAAATGACAAATGGATAGTTGAATactaaaattacaaaataaaatcctaaataaTATGGAGCttcaaaattgtaaatattgaaaagatctttttattttactattatttaatCAGAtacttaaataaattataaaaattatggtaaAAATCGTCTATAATTATCttataagattattttattaactacttttcaaaaaaattcatttagaaaagttttaaaatgttagaaaatagCGTTTTGAGgtcaaatttaacttttaaagatATTTAACAAACTCATGTGATGTggcaaatattatttttaccaaattaaatttttttaaattgtgttaattatctttattaattaataaaaattaaaatataattttctaacataaaattcaataataatttgaaaaaataaaataaaatatcctcgCTGGCGTTCTAGGTTTTCCAAATCATAAGATTTACTTTGCGGGGATGCTCATGGTCATGATTAGTACCACATTGAAAaggaatataaaattaatagtGGAGCAGTTGAGAGGAACTTTCATGTGGTAGGAAGTGGGAACGGAACCCCTTGTTGGCTTGCAAACAAAAAATGACCCAGAAGCAGCAGTTggtaagtgttaaaaaaaaaaaaaaaaattatctatgtTATCATTACACTATGACATAACAATTGTGTCATGATATATAGGGAGATCCAGTTCAAATATTTGGAGCATGGTCGAGAATGGTATGGCATTAGGACAGATGGACAAGAAAAGGGGAGAATGCACTGTGAGAATTGGTGATTACAAATAACGGGATGTTTGGCGTATTAGTTTTGATTGTTATACTGTTTGGCCCTCGGAAGCAAAGACTTCGATGGGGTGTTCCGGAAACATAATAAGTTAACAAGGATACGCCATGAAAAGGGTTGCAGAAAATGGGTCCAGGTGGAGATAGACGAGAGGTTGAGGAGGGAGACGGAGACCCACCATTGAACGTGGCCAGCTATTCTAAGCTGACACCATTGCTTTAGAAATGTACACAGCCTATCATGACTCGTTGGGTCAAGTCATCGCACCAACACACATCTCCCATGTCATGACATCAATAATCATTGCCTGCATGGATTTAACAC from Vitis riparia cultivar Riparia Gloire de Montpellier isolate 1030 chromosome 8, EGFV_Vit.rip_1.0, whole genome shotgun sequence includes the following:
- the LOC117919845 gene encoding probable LRR receptor-like serine/threonine-protein kinase At1g67720 isoform X3; this encodes METRLLLLFLSVTVLLMDAANAQMPGFVSFDCGGSENFTDDLGLWWTSDDQLMYGEIATISVANETRKQYTTLRHFPADNRKYCYTLDVISRTRYLVRATFLYGNFDNNKVYPKFDISLGATPWSTIVISDAYTIESSELIFLASDPSISVCLSNATTGQPFISTLELRQFNGSIYYTEYEEDFFLSVSARVNFGADSEAPVRYPDDPFDRIWESDSLKKANYLVDVAPGTEKVSTQMPIDVNKDSRPPEKVMQTAVVGRNGTLSYRLNLDGFPGFGWAFTYLAEIEDLGPEETRKFRLILPNMPDLSKPAVNIQENAQGKYRLYEPGFPNISLPFVLSFKFGKTSDSSQGPLLNAMEINKYLKKRDGCLDGSAIASIVLQYSSEDWAKEGGDPCLPVPWSWVACNSDPQPRIVSIHLSGKNLTGNIPTDLTKLSGLVELWLDGNALTGPIPDFTGLINLKTIHLENNQLSGELPSSLVDLQSLKELYVQNNMLSGKVPSGLLNENLDFNYSGNDNLHKGSTGGRHIGIIIGSSVGAVVLLIATIASCLFMHKGKKRYYEQDQLGHGLPAQRIVSSLNDAAAEAANCFSLSEIEDATRKFEKKIGSGGFGVVYYGKMKDGKEIAVKVLINNSYQGNREFSNEVTLLSRIHHRNLVQFLGYCQEEGRSMLVYEFMHNGTLKEHLYGPLTRERGISWIKRLEIAEDAAKGIEYLHTGCVPSIIHRDLKSSNILLDKYMKAKVSDFGLSKLAVDGSSHVSSVVRGTVGYLDPEWIFFFQRTNSN